A stretch of the Mesorhizobium sp. Pch-S genome encodes the following:
- a CDS encoding DUF2778 domain-containing protein, translating into MADNVRYVNQKMRGPTPPDTYKLSMRESLFHGVEAIRLTPVDGKVKHGRTGLLAHSYLLRGGRAESHGCVAFKDYKRFLAAFKQGKIKRLVVVGGGGSSRPKATTVADNGRGV; encoded by the coding sequence ATGGCTGACAACGTGCGCTATGTGAACCAGAAGATGCGCGGCCCGACTCCACCCGATACCTACAAACTGTCGATGCGCGAATCTCTGTTCCATGGTGTCGAAGCGATCCGCCTCACCCCCGTGGACGGCAAGGTCAAGCATGGCCGCACCGGCTTGCTGGCGCACTCCTACCTGCTGCGCGGTGGCCGTGCGGAATCACATGGTTGCGTCGCCTTCAAGGACTACAAACGCTTCCTCGCGGCGTTCAAGCAAGGCAAGATCAAGCGTCTGGTCGTGGTTGGCGGCGGTGGCAGCTCGCGGCCCAAGGCGACAACCGTGGCCGATAACGGCCGCGGCGTCTGA